In one window of Rhipicephalus microplus isolate Deutch F79 unplaced genomic scaffold, USDA_Rmic scaffold_42, whole genome shotgun sequence DNA:
- the LOC142787040 gene encoding BTB/POZ domain-containing protein 6-like, with product MGPARFLKYLDSGEFADVEFLVFPEQFPATRTFKAHKQFLAMVNEVFATMFFGSLPENDQVIVTDIHPDGFACMLRYFYGGKPRFRGIEDAMYTRTAAVKYMATDLLRICSEYIVSHISARNVCRLIDYASISDGGLIDDAALSVLRHDGVSVVCSDGFIDALDGTVEYVLRNVRNVPETCVVHSLHEWARAKVIRSLTVDAKDGDIVPPLDIKTVMTPFMPLLRFLVLTPQEFIVGPSSWRIFDGRDDFAILCNIVCFGSVPLPPWTCTLRYHR from the exons GCCAGGTTTCTCAAGTACCTCGACAGTGGCGAATTCGCCGACGTCGAGTTTCTTGTGTTTCCGGAGCAGTTTCCCGCTACGCGCACTTTCAAGGCGCACAAGCAGTTCCTGGCCATGGTGAACGAGGTCTTTGCCACGATGTTCTTCGGAAGTCTTCCGGAAAACGATCAGGTGATTGTCACCGACATCCATCCGGACGGGTTCGCCTGCATGCTCAG GTACTTCTACGGAGGCAAGCCGCGCTTCAGGGGCATCGAGGATGCCATGTACACGCGAACGGCTGCCGTGAAGTACATGGCGACAGACTTGCTCAGAATATGCTCCGAGTACATCGTGTCGCACATCAGCGCTCGCAACGTGTGCCGCCTCATTGACTACGCGTCCATCAGCGACGGCGGCTTGATCGACGACGCGGCATTGTCCGTGCTTCGACACGACGGCGTTTCCGTCGTCTGCTCCGAcggcttcatcgacgccctggaCGGCACGGTCGAGTACGTGCTCAGGAACGTGCGCAACGTCCCGGAGACCTGCGTCGTGCACAGTCTGCACGAATGGGCCCGGGCCAAGGTCATCAGGAGCCTGACGGTTGACGCAAAAGACGGGGACATCGTCCCGCCCTTGGACATCAAGACCGTCATGACGCCCTTCATGCCCCTGCTCAGGTTTCTGGTCCTGACGCCGCAGGAGTTCATAGTGGGCCCTTCTTCGTGGCGCATCTTTGACGGCCGCGATGACTTTGCCATACTTTGCAACATCGTCTGCTTCGGCTCGGTGCCGCTGCCTCCGTGGACCTGTACCCTCAGGTACCACAGATAG